In the genome of Dromiciops gliroides isolate mDroGli1 chromosome 1, mDroGli1.pri, whole genome shotgun sequence, the window ccaaaaaaaagaagaagaacctcTTCCAGGGGCTAAGGGTCCATTTGCAATAATGACATAGAAGTTTCCTtcaagttcctcatttgtaaaataagtataattataCCTGCAGTACCTCCCTCATAGGATTATGATGAGGAACAAATGTGATCCCACATATCAAAAGCACTTGCACATTTTTAAGCATTGTGTGAATTTCAAATATTAACATCTTTGATCAAAATATTTATGAGCTGATTAAAGTACtccctgaattaattttttttttttttggtgaggcaattggggttaagtgtctgaggctggatttgaactcagatcctcctgaatcaagggccagttctctatccactgcgccacctagctgcccctgaattacaTTTTTATGAACATTCTTATCAATCTTAAAGGTATTCTAAGAACCAAATTTCTACAGATAAATCTAATTGGTTTCTGAAACaaacatacatttaaaattataatattacctaTCACATTGTATGcttaattttttcaaattattttgacaAAATTTCTCTTGTTAGGAACGGCTTCTGTGCAGCAGAATCTTTATCCATAAAGAATACACTCCGCATTTTTCATCGTTACATTAATTCAGATCTGTTTGGGAAAAGTTGAAATAGATGTTATTATATCTCATCATGCATGGTTAAACTTAACACCTTAGAGTTTAATTTCTAAGTAACtataattaaattcaattcattgcaacAAATATTAAGATACTGTGCTTGATGCTAGGGGAAATAGTTAAGACTCCTTGTTTTTATAGAACCTACAGTATCATGGAGAATAAGTCATATGCATAAATAATTGTAATAAGGATAGAGACTGAACCTGTGTTTCTATGCATAGtaaactcccagatgaggaactCCCTTTGCCAATGCAGGTCTGCACCTTATCTGTCCCTTACAGTCTGAGAGAGCATAGGTGATTTGCCAAGGATCACTCGGCCAGTATGGATTAGaattggaattcaaacccagttcttcctagTTCAGAGACCAGCTCATTTTCCACTATTCCATGCTACCTCTCATATACAATGGTAATACACAATAAGTGCTTTGGAGGAATGAGTATGAAGAATTGCTATGTGAAATCAGTTTATACCATTCTTGCCCCATCTTTATTGCTGTTAGTTATTGATCTCCGGATAACTTCCAACTTTAGCATCTAGCTCATGATTATCTTTTCTATCCTTTTCCTTAGTGTGATCTTTTGATACTTCAGTGTTCATGTTAATGACCTTTTGAATAACCTGACCATATAATTccgcagtttcctcatttggaacaACCTCCTGCATTACATGTCAGACACATCTTAGACCTCAACATCTCTTGGAATTATACCATCTCCAAGAACAAGAAGTTTGAAAATGTCTACTCTCTGAGCAACACTTCTTAACCTCCTACCTTTTTCACTGTAATTCACACTAACCCTACATCTTCCCCTATTCCCAGTCCCTTGACCTATGCTTATTCTTTCACGCTCTTATCACCTAATCCAGCCTTGAGCCCATGGTCTGCCACTTCAATATTTCACTAGCCACTACCTAAGAATGCCTTTTCTCATTTGACCTAGCATTCTTAACTAGCTTACTCCTTCCTCTTTGAAGTTAAGCCCAGCTGTCCAATTTTGCCATTCTTGCTCCCCGCTTTGCTCCAGGCTGTTGTTGCCAGAAACAATTTaacccactacaaatttatggtaCCTAACTACAGCTGGCCCCTCACTTTCTTCTGCCTCTTGATCCTACTCTTACCActtatccaatttttttttggggggtggggtaatgagggttaagtgacttgcccagggtcacacagctagtatgagtgtctgaggccagatttgaactcaggtcctcctgaatccagggccagtgttttatccacacCTATCCAGTTATCAAAAACGCCTATTTCAGGCTTCTTTCTTGTGCCTCAAACCTAAATTAGAACTCTATACTCTTTCCCCCCCTTGTTCTTtaattgttgtggttgttttattttttatagtattttattttattttcgaattacatgtaaagattgttttcaaaattcatttttctaagattttgagttccaaatttttctcccttctaccttcccttccctctccaccctccctgagatggtaagcaatcaaatataggttatatatgtacaatcatgttatacatatttccatattagtcatgttgtaaaagaagaatcagaacaagaaaaaccacaagaaagaaaaaataacaattaagggaaaatagtatacttcaatctgcattgactccatagttctttttctggatgtggagagcattttccattgtaagtcttttggaattgccctggatcattgcattgctgagaagaaccaagtccttcacagttgatcatcacacaatgttgctgttactgtgtacaatgtagaACTCTATACTCTTGCAGCAAATGAATTAACTTCTTACTTAACGGACAAGTTTGAAGCTCTCagttgcttcaaaatttttcagCATCTCCCTCTGAAACTCCCTTACTAGAACTACTCACTACCTGATTTTGCAATTCTAGTATATAATTATAATctgattatttctttaaaaatctaacaGTCAGGCATTGAGAAATGAACCCTCTTGAATTCATAATTACTCGTGAAAATTTTTGTTAGCTGAATTAGGACAGCTACCACCAAATATCAAAgctgcataattttttttttaatgaaacaggCCTATTTCCAAGTatatattacttttttctttaaagcatttGAATAGAATGCCATAAGCTGAAAATATGAAACCTATGGGATTCTTCAGGTTAAAACTGccaattttgggggcagctacatggcacagtggatagagcaaccggccctggatgcagaaagacctgagttcaaatccagcctcaagacaacacttactggctgtgtgaccctagacaagtcacttaatcccaattgcctcaccaaaaaaaaacaaccaaaaaacaaaaacctgacaaTTTTTCTAAGAGGGTGGTCTTTAAATGTGTAgcaaaaaaacctaaactctgcTACATCCACATATAATGGAAACTATAAGATGCATtagtggtggggggcagctaggtggtgcagtggataaaacactggccctggattcaggagtacctgagttcaaatctggcctcaggcacttgacacttactagctgtgtgacccttggcaagtcacttaacccccattgccccgcaaaaaaaaaaaaaaaagatgcattagTGGCTATAATATGGGTCTACTTTATAAAGCTTTTCTTGAAGGTTACTTGAATATATTCTCTCAAAAACTAGCCATTTCCCTAAATACCTGTTCCAAAGTGATTTCTCTGAGGATTGAGTATGAAAACATTAACTTACTCCTatttaaggagggaaaaaaataaacactcaAGTTCTTTAGGACAGTTACACCTGATAACTATAAAGATAAATCAGAAAGCACAGGAAATTTGTCTATGGCTTTATAATTTGAAATAATTGTAGATTTCAAGATTTTATTTTAGCATACAGGTGGTAATCTCAGGCTGTAAACAAGtgtgttgtcattttttaaagaaggaaacaaaatggcctttaaaaacattttttaaaatggtcctTACCATTTGCTCTTTGTCTGTATTTTGGATCCCTGCTTCTACCATGAGATCAGTTACATTGTTCTGTAAGTCATCAATCCGATTCCCCATTTCTTCCAGTATAAAGTTAAAGACAACTGCATTAGTGAAGATTAATTTCGTGAGTGTAATAATTTATCATATACTTTATAGTAGTCCTTTAGTTTGCATATCTAATGTCACTTTTGAACTGTTGGCCAAAAAAACCCTCTTCAAAGACCTTTTTTTAAGCATATAACATATCCTGATAATTTGATTAAATTATAGAGATTTAAAGCAAATTAAGAGGACAAAAAGAAATCACACCAAATTAACTTCCCCTGTCTAATctgtggaaaggaaaaaaaaaagctttcatataattttttccccaacTGATAACTGCCAAATAACGAGCATGAGTATAGCCATTGCTATATTAAAAGCTGTTAAAAAGCTGAAATCCAATGGAtttaatttgtttaattgaatagaGTCAGGAATAGCAtctaagaaaaaaggaattaactaTGGTGTATTTTAATATGTGACtataaacatttaaacatttcAAGGACTTAATCTTTTTAACAAAATTGTCTTGCCCAATTAATTGTATGAGACaaaatctgtctctctctttacaCATTCACATTTTAAGATATTTAAGTGTTGATTTCATTATGCCTTAGAATAAGTATTTTTATCCTCTATGGAAACTAATTTCCCAAATTGGAGTATAAGTTAGTGAGAAATTTTGTACACATGTTTTGAACACAAATATTCAAGAATTTGGTTTTGGATGTGAGGTAAAATTTGTTTTCAGCAAAtatgtttttttcccctggtttTGTATAAACTGTAAACAGCTTGTTGTACTTTCTAAGTTAAAGCAACAAGTAGGAAGagttgaaacaaaacaaaatgaaaaatgtttgcaTTGTTGAAAATGTTTGATGCTTGTTaataaataatgggatttggggtggctaggtggcacagtggataaagcacctgccctggagtcaggagtacctgggttcaaatccggcctcagacacttgacacttactagctgtgtgaccctgggcaagtcacttaacccccattgccccacaaaaataaatgaatgaatgaatgaatgaatgaatgaatgaatgaatgaatggattcagATCATACAGAACTAAGGATTTATTTTTGTAGTCCTTTATAAACATGAGATCATAGGCTTTTAGAGCGAAGGGATTTTAAAGGTCATAAGGACCAGCCCCTTCAAGGCCTTGCCAGATTTCATCTCAGGCCTcagtctccaaatccagcattctttatAGTGTACCACAGTACCTACTTTAGAGTTAAGTTGGCATAGTATGTAGTGGCTTGGCCAGgaagttctgaattcaaatcccttctctgataCATATTAGCTCTGTCgacatgggcaaatcatttaacatccttAATGATAGAATCACTTTTCTTTACATACTGAGGactataaatatgaatttttattttatccttgaaAAATATGTGCCAGCTCTCGTCCTTTTGACAAAAACATGAAATAATCTTCCATCCTACAGATAAATATTACAGATGTATTAATATACATCTCTGGATGTATCACCAAAATGTATGCACTTTGCATCAAAAATGTGCATACTAGGAAAGttatatggaaagaaagaaaatggccagGAAAATTGATCATGAAAACATTTCTTATTCACTATGCAATTTGGGAGCAACCCTGTACATTCTTTTAAAGTATAAAAGGATATTTTTGAGAGTTATTGTCTCAGTCAGAGCTTGGAAGTGTACCTGAAGTTTCTGTAATAAATCTTCTGCCTGGGGGGAAAAATAGATTACATGAATATAATGCATTTAATATACATTTCTGAATTTTGGGTGAGATTGCCCATGGGAAATTGTAAAACTTATTTAATGACTCTAAACCCCAGAAATAAAGACCCTTCTTCATATAAATAGTCTACCCATGTTTTATGATTTAGTAATAGAATAGTACAGcaaataaagaattaaaacttACTGAGCAATGTCAAAGAAATGTatccttgggggaaggggaagctaATCACATGGCAAGGAGGAGGAATAACATGTTCCAGAGTTATCCTTTATGATGTAAGGATAAATCTAAAGATGACACTCCCACCCCTGTAAGCATTTTTGATGGGTCCCCTATGGCAAactgggaggacatggacaaaagtTACATAAAATGGGTTAGTTTGGATGGGTCATGATAGCTTTCCTTGTAAAGAATGACGATGGTGGTAAGATctacttaaatatttaaagagacttttaaaatcaatatttGCTTTTCTGAGCTGTATACCACCTATTTTATGACTGTGGGACACTAACAGCATAGGAATTGGTGAGGTTTTTCAGTAGCTCATGGAGAACATCTTGTCCCTAACTTCCAAATTCAGTTGTATCTCTTAGACCACACTACCTACAGCCAGTCACTACTAAAGTTCGTATAACATTAAAATTTATAGTGCCTGCTATCTTGTTTCAAAGGTAAAAGTCAAGTCTTAAGAAGACTAACTTCTGTGAACAGATAACATGTAATATTGTACTGTGTTCCTTTGTCTatccaaaatattcataaagaCATTGGATATAATGTTATGTTAAGAAGAGTTGTGAATATGGAATATCCCAGCTAAGAGATTTATATATGTGATTATGGCAGTAAGTGAATATCATACTAATCTCACACTTGTTGATACTATTCTTGGAATTACCAACtgtgttttcagattttttataTAGGCTTGTGATTATCCATGCTGTTTGTATCCCTTAGGACTGCAATCATGATCTGGCCAGGGAGCCAATTAGTCTCTGTTAGAAGGATAGAAGGGAATTGCCCTAGAAAAAGTTAAAAGTGGAAAGTATCTTTGTATAGTCTGCATtcttcaattttacagatgaagaacatgAAGCCTAGATAGGCCAAACAATATGCTCAAGTTCATACAATTTGTGGCAGAGCTAGCTAGGGCCATTCTAACATCTCTTGATTCCTAATACAGTGCTCTTCCTAGTACATCATGCTACCTCCTTCACAGTAATGTTTActttccaaaagaaaacaaagatgttgCCCAGAAGTTAAACTTACAAATAGATTTCTAAATGTTTGTGCTGAGTACCAGAAACATCTCTACCTCTAAAAGTTATATGCAAAACTATTCAATTGAATTATTATTTAAcatcttgtccttttttttcttactcccAAGTTGTAAGATTCATAACAGTGGTCACTAATAGGGCATCTGTCTCATTTTTATGCACAAATTTGGTATATAATTTGTATGAGGAGGACACAGTCAACGCTCTACAGTTAAACGTGTTTCAAACCCGAAACAGTCACACGTCAGATTATCCAtagctttgggggtgggggaggggtaatgttcacttatttttattgttgaatTATAGAATCTGCCTATCCTCTATACTATAAAGACCAAGTAGGTAATACGTTCAGAAGACAGGTGAAATATCCAAAGTTTTAAATTCTATGTTACAGTGTCCAATTGCCACCATAATTTAGTATTGCATTTAATTAGAACTTAAATCTTAGCTGACACTTAAGCAAGAGAGATCAGAGAGGGTGTAGTTGGCAAAGTCAATTCGGTTGTTTCCTGGGACAGTTTCACAGAGCCCTTCAAATAGTAGATCCTTTCATCTGGTTGCCAGTCTAGGGATAAAATGCTGAATCATTGAATCAAATGGGATGTTTTAACACCCTTCCTCCCCCACTTGTAAGATCATTAAATCACTTCCACAGAAAATTATTCGATCTCCTTATTTTCAGGCAGTCTTTACTCAAGCTTTTTCTGACAATCGCTGCTGTGAGAGGGTGGCAGCAATAGGTCCCAGATGCCAACGATGTGTTTGGGTTCAAAccggaggagagg includes:
- the HSBP1L1 gene encoding heat shock factor-binding protein 1-like protein 1, with product MADFDTPSARALSEFAEDLLQKLQVHFQALTETITLKMEEMGNRIDDLQNNVTDLMVEAGIQNTDKEQMI